One Nitrospirota bacterium DNA segment encodes these proteins:
- a CDS encoding cytochrome c3 family protein translates to MAKHDCEACHLRHGKIAVLSLKEREEKKLCYLCHTQMSLEMDKTAHVHSAVNQGKCLPCHNPHSSDTKSLLKKTGNEQCLQCHDQTPFMRPQRHKPLSDGCLTCHTAHGSKYKNNLVKDVTELCNTCHSYTEEKFRKAHRDYPVQKGRCTGCHTPHSSSNAGLLRESVHSPMKLGKCSSCHKPSSDVSPLRVVASDGQLCYTCHQKEEKGFREPFRHQPVEEGKCMQCHSPHAANFPKVSLRDKNSLCINCHTQKADILKKSSLHPPIRDKGCTACHNPHASQNRLYLKVAEKKLCLTCHVKTEKELLEKYAHMPFSKNECGKCHDSHGSNNPRMMKTPVSVLCYTCHKKQEKDFFQTYVHTPVNNKKCTSCHKAHASSYTRLLNNTPDQLCMNCHGNMHLALKEEVTHKPFREKTCGVCHNPHASEYVANTRSSMPGLCYGCHKKMDIEAKVKNNQHLPFEEGKCSGCHSPHGTKISGLLLNRPKELCLSCHERIVTTTARKGHIGMEKGDCLSCHTSHVGDAKYLLNSKDPDLCVKCHASDSEKMLKAHARPVSGIKRCLSCHQPHVSEKPGMIRKVKHDPFSKGECRACHE, encoded by the coding sequence ATGGCAAAGCATGACTGTGAGGCGTGTCATCTCCGTCACGGGAAAATAGCGGTGTTGAGCCTTAAGGAAAGGGAAGAGAAAAAACTCTGTTACCTCTGCCATACGCAGATGTCCCTTGAAATGGATAAGACGGCTCATGTCCATTCAGCGGTGAACCAGGGGAAATGCCTTCCCTGCCATAATCCCCATTCATCGGATACCAAGTCCCTCCTGAAAAAAACAGGTAATGAGCAGTGCCTCCAGTGCCATGATCAGACACCATTTATGCGTCCCCAGCGGCATAAACCATTATCTGACGGATGCCTGACCTGTCATACCGCGCACGGGTCGAAGTATAAAAATAATCTTGTCAAAGATGTGACCGAACTATGCAATACCTGCCACTCTTATACAGAAGAAAAATTCAGGAAGGCTCACCGGGATTATCCTGTTCAAAAAGGAAGATGCACCGGTTGCCATACCCCCCACAGTTCATCAAATGCGGGATTGCTCAGGGAGTCAGTTCATTCGCCAATGAAGCTTGGGAAATGCTCATCATGCCACAAACCTTCCAGCGACGTTTCTCCTCTCAGAGTCGTTGCTTCGGACGGGCAACTCTGCTACACATGCCATCAGAAAGAGGAGAAAGGATTCAGAGAGCCGTTCAGGCATCAGCCGGTTGAGGAAGGAAAATGCATGCAATGCCATAGTCCGCACGCAGCGAATTTTCCAAAGGTATCGCTGCGGGATAAAAACAGCCTCTGCATCAATTGCCACACACAGAAGGCTGATATTCTTAAAAAGAGCAGCCTGCACCCGCCTATCAGGGATAAAGGCTGTACCGCCTGCCATAACCCTCACGCGTCTCAGAATCGGCTGTATCTTAAGGTGGCGGAGAAGAAACTCTGCCTAACCTGTCATGTGAAGACAGAAAAGGAACTCCTGGAAAAATATGCGCATATGCCATTTTCAAAAAACGAATGCGGGAAGTGTCATGATTCGCACGGCAGCAATAATCCCCGAATGATGAAGACACCTGTCTCAGTGTTATGTTACACCTGTCATAAAAAGCAGGAGAAGGATTTCTTTCAGACATATGTCCATACGCCGGTGAACAACAAAAAGTGCACCTCGTGCCACAAAGCCCATGCCTCTTCCTATACGAGATTGCTGAACAATACACCTGATCAGCTCTGCATGAACTGCCACGGCAATATGCACCTTGCACTCAAGGAAGAGGTAACGCACAAACCGTTCAGGGAAAAGACCTGCGGCGTCTGTCACAATCCTCATGCGAGCGAGTATGTTGCCAACACCAGGTCATCCATGCCCGGTCTGTGTTATGGGTGCCACAAGAAAATGGATATCGAGGCAAAAGTGAAAAACAACCAGCACCTCCCGTTTGAAGAGGGCAAATGCTCGGGATGTCACAGTCCTCACGGAACCAAAATATCGGGTCTTCTTCTCAACAGGCCAAAGGAGCTTTGCCTTTCATGCCACGAGAGAATTGTCACAACCACTGCAAGAAAGGGCCATATAGGGATGGAAAAGGGAGACTGCCTGAGCTGCCACACCTCTCATGTCGGAGATGCAAAATATCTTTTGAATAGCAAAGACCCGGATTTATGCGTGAAATGCCACGCGTCAGATTCAGAGAAGATGCTGAAGGCACATGCAAGACCTGTATCCGGAATCAAGCGTTGCCTGAGCTGCCATCAGCCACATGTGAGCGAAAAGCCGGGCATGATAAGGAAAGTGAAACATGATCCTTTTTCCAAAGGGGAATGCAGGGCGTGTCATGAATAA
- a CDS encoding cytochrome c3 family protein, giving the protein MNKQTTKRREQRIGKKDPGQGNPANIIAICVFLTAVFLSGNVFAQGKPGEKVPDVCYKCHVKLRERLSGSQVHFPFRDGRCLSCHNAHAGNMKGLVREDINTLCLGCHDAVRRNLDQGYVHRALKKGVCTDCHHAHSGEYTHLLVKTQKDLCWNCHSSIQDQAKKKFAHKPFREGECSSCHNAHASSQENLMRDTAQKLCRKCHSAGCRVGGVSIASAVAQSDCTSCHSGHASDSGGHLGPYGHSAFLGKQCNTCHDPIVSDRKITTRISGSALCLSCHKKDTLRVRENDAHIRDEKGGCVLCHNYHASKRQNLTVKESQICMTCHKETGKRTEMMEKALRSIKCVPVKDRKCFECHNPPHSSHELYLRAESIQTCARCHIQQHKVTHPLGQDVKDPRNGQPVSCITCHSMHSSKAEFMLYFDRKRQLCIQCHKR; this is encoded by the coding sequence ATGAATAAGCAAACAACAAAGCGCCGGGAGCAAAGAATCGGGAAAAAAGATCCGGGACAGGGGAATCCCGCGAACATAATCGCGATATGTGTTTTTCTGACGGCCGTTTTCCTGAGCGGGAACGTGTTTGCCCAGGGAAAACCCGGAGAAAAAGTTCCTGATGTATGCTACAAGTGTCATGTGAAACTCAGGGAAAGACTGTCCGGCAGTCAGGTGCATTTCCCTTTCAGGGACGGCAGATGTCTCTCATGCCATAATGCGCATGCAGGCAACATGAAAGGACTTGTAAGAGAGGATATCAATACGCTCTGTTTGGGCTGTCATGATGCGGTCAGAAGAAATCTTGACCAGGGATATGTACATCGCGCGTTAAAGAAGGGGGTGTGCACGGATTGCCATCATGCACACAGCGGTGAATACACACATCTCCTGGTAAAAACGCAGAAGGACCTCTGCTGGAACTGTCACTCCTCTATACAGGATCAGGCAAAAAAGAAATTTGCCCACAAGCCTTTCAGAGAGGGGGAATGCTCGTCCTGTCATAATGCACATGCATCGTCCCAGGAAAACCTTATGCGGGACACCGCACAAAAACTGTGCAGAAAGTGCCACTCAGCCGGTTGCAGGGTGGGGGGTGTTTCAATAGCTTCTGCTGTTGCCCAATCAGACTGCACGTCATGCCACAGCGGGCACGCATCAGATTCCGGCGGCCATCTCGGACCATATGGACATAGCGCCTTCCTCGGAAAACAATGCAACACGTGTCATGATCCGATCGTTTCAGACAGAAAAATCACTACCAGGATATCCGGATCCGCGTTATGCCTCAGCTGTCATAAAAAGGATACCCTGAGAGTCAGGGAGAATGACGCGCATATCCGGGATGAAAAGGGAGGTTGTGTGCTCTGCCACAATTACCACGCATCAAAGAGGCAGAACCTGACTGTAAAGGAATCGCAGATCTGCATGACGTGTCACAAGGAAACCGGGAAGAGGACAGAAATGATGGAAAAGGCATTGCGATCAATCAAATGTGTTCCGGTTAAGGACAGGAAATGCTTTGAATGTCATAATCCCCCGCATTCTTCTCATGAGCTCTACCTGCGGGCAGAAAGTATTCAGACATGTGCCAGGTGCCACATACAGCAGCACAAAGTTACCCATCCGCTCGGACAGGATGTGAAAGACCCGCGGAATGGTCAGCCGGTTTCCTGTATTACCTGTCACAGCATGCATTCGTCGAAGGCCGAGTTTATGCTTTACTTTGACAGGAAGAGACAACTCTGTATCCAGTGCCACAAGAGGTAG
- a CDS encoding cytochrome c biogenesis protein ResB translates to MNGIQSVRKFLLSPKAVVVMLLLVGISCLFGVSIPQTTQKSPQFFENWKLESPVVYHVIDLLQLNRVYTSVWFLIIVAVMTLSLLWFSIEQLRFLLRSRRIAGSGDIREKFDNYSEMQVSESLQEDSLSGIRDILKKRGYRISRDNEEEYSQLFSKNRVGRWGTFLFHLGLLCIIVAALYALALQKRGFVSLIHTETFSGKKEDWQTGSKGVFADDFTLDFQVHLRDFSPAYWHKGAVKSLESVLILIDKDGRREEKVLSVDSPVTHNGVRIYQSLEYGYALTFLLERPFAPPFVTHFLLDSPSRRTHPFTGKTDFPATGYIFDMKFYPDVKEPSYYLKNPVVDLVVREKDAVKFNRRVHFNEKIYIGENAFTLAQIHYWSGLFFVKSHGMTIVYSGFFLSALGAFLIYCMPYSEIRITHGEKNGKGVAIIGGRSRKYQALFADEFGKIIADMEKVFSMNTGRTDRAERVCKCEWDRANLQSSVR, encoded by the coding sequence ATGAATGGTATTCAGTCCGTCAGGAAATTTCTTCTCTCCCCGAAAGCAGTTGTAGTGATGCTCCTGCTTGTGGGAATTTCCTGCCTCTTTGGTGTGAGCATTCCGCAGACAACCCAGAAAAGCCCGCAATTTTTCGAAAACTGGAAACTTGAGAGTCCGGTGGTCTATCATGTGATCGACCTTCTGCAGTTGAACAGGGTCTATACGTCTGTCTGGTTTCTGATAATCGTAGCCGTAATGACACTGAGCCTCCTGTGGTTCAGTATTGAACAGCTTCGTTTTCTTCTCAGATCACGCAGAATTGCCGGGTCAGGGGATATCCGGGAAAAATTCGATAATTATTCAGAAATGCAGGTCTCTGAATCCCTACAGGAGGATAGCCTTTCGGGGATAAGGGATATATTGAAAAAAAGGGGGTACAGGATTTCACGGGACAATGAAGAAGAATATTCTCAATTATTTTCAAAAAACAGGGTGGGAAGATGGGGAACTTTTCTTTTTCATCTGGGACTTCTCTGCATCATAGTTGCAGCCCTCTATGCCCTTGCTTTACAGAAAAGAGGTTTTGTCAGCCTCATACATACGGAAACATTTTCAGGGAAAAAGGAAGACTGGCAGACGGGAAGCAAAGGAGTATTTGCCGATGATTTCACTCTGGATTTCCAGGTGCATCTCAGGGATTTCAGTCCTGCCTACTGGCATAAAGGTGCGGTCAAAAGCCTGGAAAGTGTTCTCATCCTGATTGATAAAGACGGGCGCAGGGAGGAAAAGGTGCTGAGCGTCGACAGTCCGGTAACTCACAACGGAGTAAGAATCTATCAGTCACTTGAGTATGGGTATGCACTGACATTTCTTCTCGAAAGGCCGTTCGCACCGCCGTTCGTCACACATTTTCTGCTGGATTCACCGTCCCGCAGAACGCATCCCTTTACAGGAAAGACGGACTTCCCTGCAACCGGGTATATATTTGATATGAAATTCTATCCCGATGTCAAAGAGCCATCGTATTACTTGAAAAATCCGGTTGTGGATCTGGTGGTCAGGGAGAAAGATGCTGTGAAATTCAACCGGAGGGTTCATTTTAATGAAAAGATATACATCGGAGAAAATGCCTTTACTCTGGCACAGATCCATTACTGGAGCGGGCTGTTTTTTGTGAAAAGTCACGGCATGACAATTGTCTACTCAGGATTTTTCCTGAGCGCCCTCGGTGCATTCCTTATCTATTGTATGCCCTACAGCGAGATCAGGATAACACACGGGGAAAAAAACGGGAAAGGCGTAGCGATCATTGGCGGACGCAGCCGGAAGTATCAGGCGCTCTTTGCCGATGAATTCGGGAAAATCATTGCGGATATGGAGAAGGTGTTCTCAATGAATACGGGGAGAACGGATCGTGCGGAGAGGGTCTGCAAGTGCGAATGGGACAGGGCAAATTTGCAGTCCAGCGTGAGATAG
- the ccsA gene encoding cytochrome c biogenesis protein CcsA — protein sequence MQLLQYEAIFHWTAVFFYAVATVVLVYGIFFQKDQRLNTGIRIAIAGLLPHTAALGVRWYAAGHGPYLSRLEGFSSIAWVVIIMFAIFAFRVPKLKALGIIIFPASFIIMTVGLFSAHEIKNLPPTFHSIWLWVHIGFTKLAAGSLLIALGSAVFFLLKKTMGEEGFFRKISSLEVLDTYSYKFAGLGFVAWSISVASGAIWANESWGRYWGWDPIETWSLITWLLFGMYLHLRRFFRWKGEKAAVLMIVCFVFSMVTLFVIPFVVDTIHTEFFL from the coding sequence ATGCAGCTTTTACAGTATGAAGCAATATTCCACTGGACAGCAGTTTTCTTTTATGCGGTTGCAACGGTCGTTCTTGTGTATGGTATATTCTTTCAGAAAGATCAAAGGCTGAATACCGGGATCAGGATTGCCATCGCAGGGCTGCTCCCCCATACGGCAGCCCTTGGTGTAAGATGGTATGCTGCCGGACACGGCCCGTATCTTTCGCGACTTGAAGGGTTTTCCTCAATTGCGTGGGTGGTGATTATCATGTTTGCAATCTTTGCTTTTCGTGTTCCTAAATTAAAGGCACTTGGCATAATCATATTTCCTGCCTCATTCATCATCATGACTGTTGGGCTGTTTTCAGCCCATGAAATAAAGAACCTGCCGCCGACCTTTCACAGCATCTGGCTCTGGGTTCACATCGGGTTTACAAAACTCGCTGCGGGATCGTTATTGATTGCGCTGGGTTCAGCGGTTTTTTTTCTTCTGAAAAAGACAATGGGCGAGGAGGGGTTCTTCCGGAAAATATCTTCCCTCGAAGTTCTTGATACCTACAGTTACAAATTTGCAGGCCTCGGATTTGTCGCCTGGAGCATCTCGGTTGCGTCAGGCGCCATTTGGGCGAATGAAAGCTGGGGAAGATACTGGGGGTGGGACCCTATCGAAACATGGTCACTGATCACGTGGCTCCTCTTTGGTATGTATCTGCATCTCAGGAGGTTCTTCAGGTGGAAAGGAGAAAAGGCTGCAGTATTGATGATCGTCTGTTTCGTGTTTTCAATGGTGACATTGTTTGTAATCCCGTTTGTCGTCGACACCATTCATACCGAGTTCTTTTTGTAG
- a CDS encoding acyl-protein synthetase, whose translation MIDYSLDAKFVKQLDKDILEFVQQGIENQDDNGFNELAVRTFELQYNTIAPYREYCISKKISPRKISHWKEIPAVPSLAFKKFVLMSFPVERAEHAYFTSGTTDPAKKGSIYRDKGAVSLINAANGLLTREYVFPDADKMKILLMTPSPRMAPGMGMAVGLEQVRTEFGTRDSAYLITMRGLNLEMLLKSLMDAEDTGEPVALIGSTSGFVYFLNACESDGIRFQLPPQSRVCDGGGYMGQFGECSREEYFEKCAWILGVAEHYCINVLGMGEISTNFFDNCLKDKLNGNKGKRYKIIPPWVRTEVVDINGFQELPPGETGLLRHYDLINRAMVMAVQTDNLGLRTGEGFEVIGRWKKNPGRFDAEEIQISHGGKVMTQMVKFLLKRNLNRTGSVYRKIRRG comes from the coding sequence ATGATTGATTACTCACTTGATGCAAAGTTTGTAAAACAGCTTGACAAAGACATCCTTGAGTTTGTTCAGCAAGGGATTGAGAACCAGGATGACAACGGGTTCAATGAGCTGGCAGTAAGGACATTTGAGCTGCAGTACAATACCATCGCACCTTACCGTGAGTATTGCATAAGCAAAAAAATATCTCCCCGGAAAATATCCCACTGGAAAGAGATACCGGCGGTGCCATCGTTAGCCTTTAAAAAATTCGTCCTGATGTCGTTCCCGGTCGAAAGGGCGGAACATGCATATTTTACCAGCGGCACTACAGACCCTGCGAAAAAGGGAAGTATTTATCGTGATAAGGGAGCGGTATCTCTTATCAATGCGGCCAACGGACTGCTGACAAGGGAATATGTCTTTCCTGATGCGGACAAGATGAAGATCCTTCTGATGACCCCTTCTCCGCGGATGGCGCCCGGAATGGGAATGGCAGTCGGGCTCGAGCAGGTCCGAACCGAATTCGGAACCCGGGACAGTGCATATCTGATCACCATGCGCGGTCTGAATCTTGAAATGCTGCTGAAATCACTGATGGACGCAGAGGATACGGGAGAGCCGGTCGCCTTAATAGGGTCTACGTCGGGATTTGTCTATTTTCTGAATGCGTGTGAAAGTGACGGCATCAGATTTCAGCTTCCACCCCAAAGCAGGGTATGTGATGGCGGAGGGTATATGGGGCAGTTCGGAGAGTGTTCCAGAGAGGAATATTTCGAAAAGTGCGCATGGATTCTGGGAGTGGCAGAGCATTACTGCATCAACGTCCTTGGGATGGGAGAGATAAGCACCAATTTTTTTGACAATTGCCTGAAAGACAAACTGAATGGAAACAAAGGGAAGCGGTATAAAATCATACCTCCGTGGGTCAGAACAGAGGTAGTGGACATCAACGGGTTTCAGGAACTTCCTCCGGGTGAAACAGGTCTTCTCAGGCATTATGATTTAATCAACCGCGCAATGGTAATGGCGGTGCAGACTGACAACCTCGGGTTAAGAACCGGCGAAGGCTTTGAAGTAATCGGAAGATGGAAGAAAAATCCGGGAAGGTTCGATGCTGAAGAGATACAAATTTCTCATGGAGGAAAGGTCATGACGCAGATGGTAAAATTCCTGCTTAAAAGGAATCTGAACAGGACCGGATCTGTTTACAGAAAGATACGGAGAGGCTGA
- a CDS encoding IPT/TIG domain-containing protein, with product MKRKMPVILFLATVMLFSTALTILATVPPPPVNQLLGIPDSVFNNLIEPDCRLCHEDPTIVNPGTLPDRHHLLVGQPVQCPSAAPNDICPTADTYACLTCHSVVWDPKSMSFVLQTFRDCLLCHVQVAGQASVHHLTAKAQSQDCKACHGPIDNPGDGHYIPTYPKSMVTPYTGLGTGTNGQGGCAFCHRPGTDSSTGIPIPVYRNADTHHSTGLGLAGQTVTCLLCHSPNGPTVGLDIRYCEKCHGVASLHNIQVDSPNSANIGSIVPGKENAYWGHIGANADCNGCHLNAPITTASAAPYSGAVIPDISGMSRYSVPAGANTTLTITGSAFTNAVQGPTGPIELASNVLLTADNGFSLTLTPGLISESSMNVTIPGTLPEGNYSLRAVKGSKSSNVMALVVVTPVKVASAKLNRKGTVTISGSGFGAAPSRSYDSGLGVTINGTRCTISSWSNTRIVATSPYAKLNAVVTVKALFGSASSKITR from the coding sequence ATGAAAAGAAAAATGCCCGTAATTCTTTTTCTGGCTACAGTAATGCTTTTCTCGACAGCCCTGACGATTCTGGCGACAGTACCTCCACCGCCCGTAAATCAGCTTCTCGGTATTCCTGACAGTGTTTTTAACAACCTTATAGAACCTGACTGCAGGTTATGCCATGAAGACCCGACGATCGTCAATCCGGGGACTCTTCCCGACCGTCATCATCTGCTTGTCGGCCAGCCGGTGCAGTGTCCTTCTGCCGCGCCGAACGACATCTGCCCAACTGCCGACACTTACGCATGCTTGACCTGCCACAGTGTTGTATGGGACCCGAAATCCATGTCATTTGTGCTCCAGACTTTCAGGGACTGCCTGCTCTGCCATGTACAGGTTGCCGGTCAGGCATCTGTGCATCACCTGACAGCAAAAGCCCAGTCTCAGGACTGCAAGGCATGCCATGGCCCAATTGACAACCCCGGTGACGGCCATTATATCCCCACGTACCCCAAGAGCATGGTAACGCCGTACACAGGCCTTGGGACAGGAACAAACGGTCAGGGAGGATGTGCCTTCTGTCACAGGCCCGGCACCGATAGCTCAACGGGTATCCCGATACCTGTGTACAGAAATGCGGATACCCATCACAGCACCGGCTTGGGGCTTGCGGGACAGACAGTGACGTGCCTCCTGTGCCATTCTCCCAATGGACCAACAGTTGGGCTTGATATCAGGTACTGCGAGAAATGTCATGGTGTTGCTTCGCTGCACAATATTCAGGTCGACTCACCTAACAGTGCGAATATCGGGAGCATTGTCCCGGGTAAGGAAAATGCATATTGGGGCCATATCGGGGCAAATGCTGACTGCAACGGATGTCATCTGAATGCCCCGATTACGACTGCTTCAGCCGCTCCTTACTCAGGCGCAGTGATCCCTGATATCAGCGGGATGAGCAGATACAGTGTGCCTGCAGGCGCAAATACTACGCTCACGATTACTGGTTCTGCATTTACCAACGCCGTTCAGGGACCGACAGGGCCGATCGAACTTGCTTCCAATGTTCTTCTGACTGCAGACAACGGTTTCTCGCTTACCCTGACCCCCGGGCTGATCAGCGAATCCTCGATGAATGTGACAATTCCTGGAACTCTTCCTGAAGGCAATTATTCTCTCCGTGCCGTAAAGGGCAGCAAATCCAGTAATGTCATGGCACTGGTTGTCGTAACCCCTGTGAAGGTAGCATCCGCAAAACTGAACAGGAAAGGCACCGTAACCATTAGTGGTTCCGGGTTTGGGGCTGCTCCGTCACGGAGTTATGACTCTGGCCTTGGCGTCACCATTAATGGCACCAGGTGCACGATCAGCTCATGGAGCAATACCAGGATAGTTGCTACCAGTCCGTATGCGAAACTCAATGCGGTAGTGACTGTGAAAGCCTTATTCGGCTCGGCATCATCGAAGATTACGAGATAG
- a CDS encoding peptidylprolyl isomerase, whose protein sequence is MKKKNLFIQSALYMPYGRILIAEKIRCLPAVWGLMAVFLCMIPFSFSLASEGGDSVVAKVNAQNIYRSQLDPEVDKLLSKYKKHGLQKTSPELLRRLQKEPLERLITQELLFQASRDMVVQGIEDRIDEQMQMLRKRAVSGEQLVESIKNMKMTAKETRDSIRKNLLIEAYLERQGILNPEIREEDIRQYYEKNRNSFMRPYSARVSHILIKAPNDGDPEAIRRAREKIEEIHHLIADGEKFPEMAQQYSECDSASKGGDLGHISRGYMPSEFDKVAFSLQEGELSDIVRTRFGFHIITVLGKKTEELIPLDEVKEFIRRYLARELTRKRIGEHISDLRAKAKIEEFPQLIQ, encoded by the coding sequence ATGAAAAAGAAGAATCTGTTTATTCAGAGCGCATTATATATGCCATATGGACGGATTCTCATCGCAGAAAAAATAAGATGCCTTCCTGCTGTTTGGGGGCTGATGGCAGTTTTCCTGTGCATGATCCCGTTCTCCTTCTCACTGGCATCAGAAGGTGGCGATAGTGTTGTGGCAAAAGTCAATGCACAGAATATTTATAGAAGCCAGCTCGACCCTGAGGTAGACAAGCTCCTTTCAAAATATAAAAAACACGGCTTGCAAAAGACTTCACCTGAACTGTTGAGGCGTCTCCAGAAGGAGCCGCTCGAACGACTGATTACACAGGAGCTTTTGTTCCAGGCAAGCAGGGATATGGTTGTTCAGGGAATAGAGGACAGGATTGATGAACAGATGCAAATGCTGCGGAAAAGAGCTGTTTCGGGAGAGCAATTAGTGGAATCGATAAAGAATATGAAGATGACGGCAAAAGAAACAAGAGATTCCATAAGAAAAAACCTTCTGATTGAAGCATACCTCGAAAGGCAGGGGATTTTGAACCCAGAAATACGGGAGGAAGACATTCGGCAATATTACGAAAAAAACAGGAACAGCTTTATGCGACCATATTCCGCAAGGGTAAGTCATATCTTGATCAAGGCTCCAAACGACGGAGACCCAGAAGCAATCAGGCGAGCACGTGAAAAGATCGAAGAAATCCACCATCTCATTGCAGACGGAGAGAAGTTCCCGGAGATGGCACAGCAGTATTCGGAATGTGACAGTGCATCAAAGGGTGGTGATTTGGGACACATCTCCAGAGGGTATATGCCTTCAGAGTTCGATAAGGTCGCATTTTCATTGCAGGAGGGAGAACTGAGTGATATTGTCCGCACGAGATTCGGGTTTCACATCATTACCGTACTCGGGAAAAAGACGGAGGAACTCATACCGTTGGATGAGGTGAAAGAATTCATCAGGAGATATCTTGCAAGAGAGCTTACCCGGAAGAGGATTGGTGAGCACATCAGCGATTTGAGGGCGAAGGCAAAAATAGAAGAGTTTCCTCAATTAATTCAATAA
- a CDS encoding PKD domain-containing protein has protein sequence MGQDMLIRRRTLKMYAALVICFLSWTMQDISALALTETDCRACHSGNMVDRHHLLIQAEGFACTYCHAIRWDPAKNSYYPEVIRDCVICHGSTGHEAAHDMAFIDSPDCLQCHNGNVVTEHSNRGIGCNACHDSANQTMQQAIERGMNGQPVYCRDCHGVASHEAAHEKAVVPYQDCGNCHATNVVTEHAYRYLDCAVCHSSSDPAVINAIAAGKNGQEVYCADCHVSFGNHTSQHDRTSLPSPGCANCHVSNVVTEHENNTVPNYCFSCHASADPVVKVSIDNGMAGGNIACSACHPAHHGKTNQPPHANAGADQKAQIGKTVNFSGSGSYDPDGTIVQYTWKFGDGNTENGVSVSHVYKVAGIYAVTLAVTDNGGATASDTAVITVEALPEPVAVYADQVLWIQKLKSVSYSDNAGSKSDITAKFRDNYLGETFTIENKPDENKVIAMRLNKDSVSYAGISLSLYVKSLNDGKPQTVKIYPYKSDGISIDSASSVSFTINSPGWTEIDVTPIAPKLKGFGWMKFRITCTTSRLHVSEGKFSVL, from the coding sequence GTGGGACAGGATATGTTGATACGCAGAAGGACCCTGAAGATGTATGCAGCGCTTGTAATATGCTTCCTAAGCTGGACCATGCAGGACATCTCTGCCCTTGCCCTCACAGAAACTGACTGCAGGGCCTGTCATTCAGGTAATATGGTCGACAGGCATCACCTCCTGATTCAGGCGGAGGGGTTTGCGTGTACGTATTGCCATGCGATCAGATGGGACCCGGCAAAGAACAGTTATTACCCTGAAGTGATACGGGACTGTGTGATATGTCACGGAAGCACAGGGCATGAAGCTGCGCATGATATGGCCTTCATAGATTCTCCGGATTGTCTCCAATGTCATAACGGCAATGTGGTAACTGAACATTCAAATCGCGGGATCGGCTGTAACGCATGCCATGACAGCGCCAATCAGACCATGCAACAGGCTATTGAAAGGGGCATGAACGGCCAGCCTGTCTACTGTCGTGACTGTCATGGAGTTGCGTCCCATGAGGCTGCCCATGAAAAGGCCGTTGTCCCGTATCAGGACTGCGGGAACTGTCATGCGACCAATGTGGTCACCGAACATGCGTACAGGTATCTGGATTGTGCGGTCTGTCATTCAAGCAGTGATCCGGCTGTCATCAATGCAATAGCAGCAGGCAAAAACGGGCAGGAGGTTTACTGTGCGGACTGCCACGTCTCCTTTGGAAACCACACGAGTCAGCATGACCGGACATCCCTGCCGTCACCAGGATGCGCAAACTGTCATGTTTCGAATGTGGTTACCGAGCATGAAAACAATACTGTACCGAACTACTGTTTCAGCTGTCATGCCAGTGCTGACCCCGTGGTAAAGGTTTCAATCGATAATGGCATGGCAGGCGGCAACATTGCATGCAGCGCCTGTCACCCGGCCCACCATGGCAAAACCAACCAGCCTCCCCATGCCAATGCGGGAGCTGATCAAAAAGCCCAGATTGGCAAAACCGTGAATTTTTCCGGTTCAGGATCCTATGACCCGGATGGAACCATCGTGCAGTACACGTGGAAATTCGGAGATGGAAACACAGAGAACGGAGTTTCAGTATCACATGTGTACAAGGTTGCCGGTATCTATGCAGTCACCTTAGCAGTGACCGATAATGGCGGAGCAACTGCTTCGGATACTGCGGTCATAACGGTTGAGGCATTGCCGGAGCCGGTTGCGGTCTATGCTGATCAGGTACTGTGGATACAGAAACTGAAATCAGTCTCCTATTCGGATAACGCCGGGTCAAAGTCGGATATCACCGCAAAATTCAGGGACAATTACCTCGGAGAAACATTCACCATAGAAAATAAACCGGATGAGAACAAGGTAATCGCGATGAGACTGAATAAGGACAGCGTATCCTATGCGGGAATATCACTCTCGCTGTATGTGAAGTCCTTAAACGATGGCAAGCCCCAGACCGTGAAAATTTACCCTTACAAATCTGACGGTATCAGCATAGATTCTGCTTCATCCGTATCCTTTACGATCAACTCTCCCGGATGGACGGAGATTGATGTGACCCCGATAGCGCCGAAATTGAAGGGATTTGGCTGGATGAAATTCCGTATCACCTGCACAACCAGCAGGCTGCATGTCTCTGAAGGAAAATTCAGCGTGTTGTAA